Proteins encoded together in one Bradyrhizobium sp. PSBB068 window:
- a CDS encoding O-antigen ligase family protein — translation MTNVAVRYGGRTPYHRAQADSLGQSAKWLFLAIVFILPFQRVPFVNTNLLGIQGCKPFNLLSAGVLVYLLFQVPLLSASDRIERTSIRVLLLYFVTFAIAFARSIPNAPLLHDRLPDVFPESYLDYIMSYGMVPAFYILPFLFILKRCRSFSEIETVVDAICVSILLLSASFILVALMNPSAALSGRASVNALCESYFGIHYNTMGTIYICTAPLLLYKALTRSSLWIVPVALSLLGLLLLSSRSALLTVVGTYVLILLYKRKFAVLAVGAAMVAIASVLWIAPTVVAIFSIGFDGSSEVSADELLTGRVDFIWIPLLNEWTSDLGLFLFGAGRSGIITSEAWYSGTLIQATHAHNAIIDFFLDCGAIATGILLVLMCVGISTAWRVGRRLHNDLYWALFACIVGYGISMFTEREVFPSFENMYLFLLIAMMVNLARLSSRAGHTSA, via the coding sequence GTGACCAACGTTGCGGTAAGATATGGCGGCCGAACGCCCTACCATCGGGCGCAGGCGGATTCGCTCGGCCAAAGTGCAAAATGGCTCTTTCTGGCGATCGTTTTCATATTGCCGTTTCAACGCGTGCCGTTCGTCAATACGAACCTGCTCGGCATACAAGGCTGCAAGCCCTTCAACCTGCTGTCGGCGGGAGTCTTGGTCTATCTGCTATTCCAAGTCCCGCTCCTGTCAGCGAGCGACAGGATCGAGCGGACGTCCATTCGCGTTCTTTTGCTATACTTCGTCACCTTTGCCATCGCTTTCGCTAGATCAATCCCAAATGCCCCTCTGCTTCATGATCGCCTCCCGGACGTGTTTCCAGAGTCCTATCTGGATTACATCATGTCCTATGGCATGGTTCCGGCGTTCTACATTTTGCCGTTTCTGTTCATTTTGAAGCGATGTCGTTCATTTTCTGAGATTGAGACAGTCGTCGACGCAATCTGCGTTTCAATTCTGCTCTTGTCGGCTAGTTTCATCCTCGTCGCTCTCATGAATCCATCTGCCGCACTTTCAGGGCGCGCCTCCGTCAACGCGCTATGCGAATCCTACTTCGGCATCCACTACAATACGATGGGCACGATATACATCTGCACGGCGCCTTTGTTGCTGTACAAAGCGCTTACTCGCAGCTCACTCTGGATAGTGCCCGTCGCCTTGTCGCTTTTGGGGCTCCTTCTGCTCTCGTCGCGTAGCGCGCTTCTGACCGTTGTCGGCACTTATGTTCTGATCCTGCTTTACAAGCGCAAATTCGCCGTCCTGGCGGTCGGCGCGGCGATGGTTGCCATCGCATCCGTGCTCTGGATCGCGCCAACTGTGGTCGCCATCTTTTCCATTGGTTTCGACGGGTCCTCGGAGGTGTCGGCTGATGAATTGCTCACTGGCCGCGTAGATTTCATTTGGATACCGCTGCTCAATGAGTGGACGAGTGATCTCGGCCTGTTTCTGTTCGGCGCGGGACGGTCCGGAATAATAACCAGCGAAGCTTGGTACTCGGGGACGCTGATACAGGCTACTCATGCGCACAACGCGATTATCGATTTCTTTCTCGACTGCGGAGCGATCGCTACCGGCATTCTTCTGGTTCTTATGTGCGTCGGGATATCGACCGCTTGGCGCGTCGGCCGACGGTTGCATAACGACCTGTATTGGGCCTTGTTTGCGTGCATCGTCGGCTATGGAATAAGCATGTTCACTGAGCGGGAGGTATTTCCATCGTTCGAGAACATGTACCTGTTCCTTCTCATCGCGATGATGGTCAATCTGGCACGCTTATCCTCGCGCGCAGGCCATACCTCGGCATGA
- a CDS encoding FkbM family methyltransferase, whose amino-acid sequence MMGSLKRITQRLLIGALGFENYLFFVAQMRIATIKAFRYEADFLYFLSMVPDDGVILDIGANIGVTAYFLAAAKPGSRVHAFEPGPENFKSLTRVVARHTLANVTVHECGLGRQAAELPMIMPVIGGIKRHALCQVDDGHSEYKDGIRFRIKIEALDGVPDLKTRTDVHAIKIDVEEFEAEVLKGGMELIRRCRPLIFCEIWKPKNRDEIRTLFEGERYRMYGYEHGVLKPAGSGIKNFTGNFFIIPDECPLPQ is encoded by the coding sequence ATGATGGGCTCGCTCAAGCGTATCACGCAGCGCCTGCTCATCGGCGCGCTCGGGTTTGAAAACTATCTCTTCTTCGTTGCCCAAATGCGCATCGCCACGATCAAGGCGTTCCGTTATGAAGCCGACTTCCTGTACTTTCTTAGCATGGTGCCGGACGACGGCGTGATCCTTGATATCGGCGCCAATATCGGAGTGACGGCTTACTTCCTGGCGGCCGCGAAGCCTGGCTCCCGCGTTCATGCGTTCGAGCCGGGGCCTGAGAACTTCAAGAGTCTGACGCGCGTGGTCGCGCGGCACACGCTCGCGAACGTGACAGTTCACGAGTGCGGCCTGGGCCGTCAGGCTGCGGAGCTTCCCATGATCATGCCCGTGATCGGCGGTATTAAACGTCACGCACTATGTCAGGTCGACGACGGGCATTCCGAATACAAGGATGGCATCCGCTTCCGGATCAAGATAGAGGCGCTGGATGGCGTTCCGGACCTCAAGACGCGCACGGACGTGCACGCGATCAAGATCGATGTCGAGGAGTTCGAGGCCGAGGTCCTGAAAGGAGGCATGGAGCTGATACGGCGCTGCCGGCCGCTGATCTTCTGCGAGATATGGAAGCCCAAGAACCGCGATGAGATTCGTACGCTGTTCGAAGGCGAGCGCTATCGGATGTACGGTTATGAGCACGGCGTGCTCAAGCCTGCAGGCTCTGGTATCAAGAACTTCACGGGAAATTTCTTCATTATCCCCGACGAATGTCCGCTGCCCCAATAG
- a CDS encoding glycosyltransferase — protein sequence MTRILVVTHKPLASLTNGHDLRVWHLCRELAKQHELYLLTVNLGSTDESSGGLVGLSDVFQEIVETPKFPTHRPSLKRHFRRNDSDYYSLSYPHHLSAITKSIADFCEEHSITHMIVFCLVLAEFVRPFSSDKKILFDLIDSEVLTLTRQIQFFPPWPAQLRSRLDAHVMRARRARAEACLPHWFNHVTTVNEADSDTVCRLSGRSANVSTVPNGVSPDLAETFESNARVAKRRGVAFWGNLAFKPNRDAVRFFYQDVYRPYLAPAGIEWCVVGKDAEGWLLEAARRDDGIRLTGFVDDICSVLAEYPIMVNPMRIGSGLKNKVLEAFAMGLAVVSTGVGIEALGKAREGVDYVRADDPEKVATAIKLLIEDEGRRHSMIQSARKVMLEHYTWSRVARDLDALVGSL from the coding sequence GTGACGCGCATCCTGGTCGTAACGCATAAGCCGCTCGCAAGCCTAACCAATGGCCATGACCTCCGCGTGTGGCACTTGTGTCGCGAACTGGCGAAGCAGCATGAACTCTACCTTTTGACGGTGAACCTTGGTTCGACGGATGAATCGAGCGGCGGTCTGGTCGGCTTGTCCGATGTGTTCCAAGAGATCGTTGAAACGCCGAAGTTTCCGACTCACAGGCCCTCGCTGAAGCGGCACTTCCGTCGAAATGACTCGGACTATTACTCGCTTTCCTATCCCCATCACCTTTCAGCGATCACCAAATCCATCGCTGACTTCTGCGAAGAGCACAGTATCACTCATATGATCGTCTTCTGCCTGGTGCTTGCGGAGTTCGTCCGTCCGTTCTCGAGCGATAAGAAGATACTCTTTGATCTCATCGACAGTGAAGTTCTAACGCTGACCAGACAGATACAGTTCTTTCCGCCGTGGCCCGCGCAACTGCGATCGCGCCTGGACGCGCACGTGATGCGCGCGCGCCGTGCAAGGGCGGAGGCCTGTTTGCCCCATTGGTTCAATCATGTCACAACGGTCAATGAAGCAGATTCCGATACCGTATGCAGGCTGTCTGGCAGATCTGCGAACGTCAGCACCGTGCCGAACGGGGTCTCGCCCGACCTGGCAGAGACATTTGAGTCAAATGCGCGTGTCGCCAAGCGGAGGGGAGTGGCATTCTGGGGCAATCTTGCCTTCAAGCCGAACCGCGACGCGGTTCGTTTTTTCTACCAGGACGTCTATCGACCGTACCTGGCTCCAGCTGGAATTGAGTGGTGCGTAGTGGGCAAAGATGCGGAAGGGTGGCTTCTGGAGGCTGCAAGGCGAGACGACGGTATTCGCCTCACTGGGTTTGTCGACGATATCTGTTCAGTGCTCGCTGAGTATCCGATAATGGTAAATCCAATGCGAATTGGCAGTGGATTGAAGAACAAGGTACTTGAGGCATTTGCCATGGGGTTGGCCGTGGTTTCAACGGGAGTAGGCATCGAGGCGCTTGGCAAGGCGCGCGAAGGCGTCGACTACGTGCGCGCCGACGATCCCGAGAAAGTCGCGACTGCGATCAAGTTGCTCATTGAAGACGAAGGCCGTCGACACTCCATGATCCAGAGCGCCCGAAAGGTGATGCTGGAGCATTATACCTGGAGCAGGGTCGCTCGTGACCTCGATGCGCTCGTGGGCTCATTGTGA